The Hymenobacter sp. DG01 genome has a segment encoding these proteins:
- a CDS encoding GDYXXLXY domain-containing protein, producing the protein MSTPLADPLPSVPGPAEGSASPLPDLLEPRRRRWVQGLVLAQVLFVLGVAAAGYATAALGRTITLRTSPVDPRDLLYGDYVNLRYSVSELPGRLWKGTTLPRRHQPAYVLLEPRPDGTYEAVAAFPEKPATTGRQAVLRGSVQDVWRRGLRLRYGLERYYVPEGEGRQLERRQSLRVQVSVAPWGQARITRVEPSSE; encoded by the coding sequence ATGAGCACGCCCCTCGCCGATCCTCTACCTTCAGTTCCGGGCCCGGCCGAGGGTAGCGCCTCCCCTCTACCCGATTTGCTCGAACCGCGCCGCCGCCGGTGGGTACAGGGACTGGTGCTGGCCCAGGTGCTGTTTGTGCTGGGCGTGGCCGCCGCTGGTTACGCCACAGCTGCGCTGGGCCGCACCATCACGCTGCGCACCAGCCCCGTTGACCCGCGCGACCTTCTTTATGGCGACTACGTGAACCTGCGCTACAGCGTAAGCGAGCTACCCGGTCGGCTGTGGAAGGGTACTACCCTACCCCGCCGCCACCAACCTGCCTACGTGCTGCTGGAGCCCCGTCCTGATGGTACCTACGAGGCCGTAGCCGCCTTTCCGGAGAAGCCTGCTACCACTGGCCGCCAGGCCGTGCTGCGCGGCTCGGTGCAGGATGTGTGGCGCCGCGGCCTGCGCCTGCGCTACGGCCTGGAGCGCTACTATGTGCCCGAGGGTGAGGGCCGGCAGCTGGAGCGCCGCCAGAGCCTGCGCGTGCAGGTGAGCGTGGCGCCCTGGGGCCAGGCCCGCATTACCCGCGTAGAGCCCAGCTCCGAATAG
- a CDS encoding 5-formyltetrahydrofolate cyclo-ligase, which yields MLKSELRREALVRRRALSEEEVTRRSEALWRQLRQSFPVREWRWLHLFLPIGRQKEPDTWPLIRQLWAEQPALQLAVPVVQPDGHTLRHFHLTPETQLEANRWGIPEPAGATEVLPPQLDAILIPMLAFDERGQRVGYGKGFYDQFLPQCRPDALRIGVSLEPPVARIEDAWPGDVPLHACLTPGRVWWFG from the coding sequence ATGCTGAAGTCTGAACTACGCCGGGAAGCCTTGGTCCGCCGCCGGGCCTTATCGGAAGAGGAAGTTACCCGCCGGAGCGAAGCGTTGTGGCGGCAGTTGCGGCAGTCGTTTCCGGTGCGGGAGTGGCGGTGGCTGCACCTGTTTCTGCCCATTGGCCGGCAGAAGGAGCCGGATACGTGGCCGCTGATTCGGCAGCTGTGGGCCGAGCAGCCGGCGTTGCAGCTGGCCGTGCCCGTGGTGCAGCCTGATGGGCACACCCTGCGGCACTTTCACCTCACGCCCGAAACCCAACTGGAAGCTAACCGCTGGGGCATTCCGGAGCCCGCAGGGGCCACCGAAGTCCTACCTCCCCAACTCGATGCCATCCTCATTCCCATGCTGGCTTTCGATGAGCGGGGCCAGCGCGTGGGCTACGGCAAAGGCTTCTACGACCAGTTTCTGCCCCAGTGCCGCCCCGACGCCCTGCGAATTGGCGTGAGTCTGGAGCCGCCGGTGGCCCGTATTGAGGACGCCTGGCCCGGCGACGTGCCCCTGCACGCCTGCCTCACGCCGGGGCGGGTATGGTGGTTTGGGTAG
- the bshC gene encoding bacillithiol biosynthesis cysteine-adding enzyme BshC, with amino-acid sequence MSVTTLRYADTGAFSSLLTDYLARHEALTSFYHRFPTLDAFAEQIEEKRAAYTPEARQRLVAALREQYATLPAVHPAVEANLALLEKDTTFTITTGHQLNLLTGPLYFIYKIVSAVKLSRQLKEKYPQYDFVPVYWMATEDHDFAEINHFHLFGKKYEWNAPETGGPVGRLKLDGMKEALLDQLPADVPALFREAYEQADTLAAATRRLTHDLFGELGLVSLDADAPALKQALVPVLEKEIREQASNRAVQQANAQLEAAGYKPQVYSRPLNLFFLTDAGKRERLEYDAAQDCAQITVRNTGRCHSQQELLELVQQHPEQFSPNVVLRPLYQEILLPNLCYIGGGAEVAYWFQLKGVFEENGVPFPILLPRNSAQYVGKANAGKLRKLGLTSLDIFRPLPELKKQVGATLGQEEVSLQEQQQQLAAAFQAVSDLAQRLDPTLVRTVAAEQQKVSGIVQGLEKRLSKAAEAKHETAYSQLTALKDKLMPGGHLQERTDNVLSILINNPQFIQQLLDAFDPLALEFTVLEEE; translated from the coding sequence ATGTCCGTCACGACTCTGCGCTACGCCGATACCGGCGCGTTTTCCTCCCTGCTGACCGATTACTTGGCCCGGCACGAGGCCCTGACTTCGTTTTATCACCGCTTCCCGACCCTCGACGCCTTTGCCGAGCAGATAGAAGAGAAGCGCGCCGCCTATACTCCCGAAGCCCGGCAGCGGCTGGTAGCGGCCCTGCGCGAGCAGTACGCCACCCTGCCCGCGGTGCACCCCGCCGTGGAGGCCAATCTGGCTTTGCTGGAAAAAGACACCACGTTCACCATCACCACCGGCCACCAGCTCAACCTGCTCACGGGCCCGCTGTACTTCATCTATAAGATTGTGTCGGCGGTGAAGTTGAGCCGGCAGCTCAAGGAAAAGTACCCGCAGTACGATTTCGTGCCGGTGTACTGGATGGCGACGGAAGACCACGACTTCGCGGAAATCAACCACTTCCACCTGTTTGGCAAGAAGTACGAGTGGAACGCGCCCGAAACCGGCGGACCGGTGGGCCGTCTGAAGCTCGACGGCATGAAAGAGGCCCTGCTTGACCAGCTGCCCGCCGACGTGCCTGCTTTGTTTCGTGAGGCCTACGAGCAGGCTGATACCCTGGCCGCCGCTACCCGCCGCCTCACCCACGACCTGTTTGGAGAGCTGGGTCTGGTGAGCCTGGATGCCGACGCACCCGCCCTCAAGCAAGCCCTGGTGCCGGTGCTGGAAAAGGAAATCCGGGAGCAAGCTTCGAACAGGGCGGTGCAGCAGGCCAACGCCCAGCTGGAAGCCGCCGGCTACAAGCCTCAGGTGTATTCGCGCCCGCTCAACCTGTTTTTCCTCACCGACGCCGGCAAGCGGGAGCGGCTGGAGTACGATGCCGCCCAGGACTGCGCCCAGATTACGGTGCGCAACACGGGCCGTTGCCACTCGCAGCAGGAGTTGCTGGAGCTGGTGCAGCAGCACCCCGAGCAGTTCAGCCCCAACGTAGTGCTGCGCCCGCTCTACCAGGAAATATTGCTGCCCAACCTCTGCTACATTGGCGGCGGGGCGGAAGTAGCCTACTGGTTCCAGCTAAAAGGCGTGTTCGAAGAAAACGGCGTGCCCTTCCCAATTCTGCTACCCCGCAACTCGGCCCAATACGTAGGCAAGGCCAACGCTGGCAAGCTGCGTAAGCTGGGCCTCACCTCCTTGGATATCTTCCGGCCGCTACCAGAGCTGAAAAAGCAGGTAGGCGCCACGCTGGGCCAAGAAGAAGTTAGCCTACAGGAGCAGCAGCAGCAACTGGCCGCCGCCTTCCAAGCTGTTTCTGACCTGGCCCAGCGCCTCGACCCAACCCTGGTACGCACCGTAGCGGCCGAGCAGCAGAAGGTAAGCGGCATTGTGCAGGGCCTCGAAAAACGCCTGAGTAAAGCCGCCGAAGCCAAGCATGAAACGGCCTACAGTCAGCTAACGGCTCTCAAAGACAAGCTCATGCCCGGCGGCCACCTGCAGGAACGCACCGATAACGTGCTCAGCATCCTCATCAATAACCCCCAATTCATTCAGCAGCTCCTCGACGCCTTCGACCCGCTGGCCCTGGAGTTCACCGTGCTGGAAGAAGAATAG
- a CDS encoding biopolymer transporter ExbD → MAEIQAAAAPRSGKPRATKKAFHLDMTPMVDLAFLLLTFFMLTTTFAKPTVMEVAMPTKPKTPDVEAPVSEKQALTLILGEKGQVRYFFGLNEAAVNPAAPRPTLHTTDLSSSGLRQVLLQRQRQQPAPVVLIKTEPGAKYQHLVDALDEMNITDQKKYALVEMNRSDEELLKAQRL, encoded by the coding sequence ATGGCCGAAATTCAAGCTGCCGCCGCCCCTCGCTCGGGTAAGCCCCGCGCCACCAAAAAAGCCTTCCACCTCGACATGACGCCCATGGTGGACCTGGCTTTTCTGCTCCTGACTTTCTTTATGCTCACTACTACTTTCGCCAAACCTACGGTGATGGAGGTAGCCATGCCCACAAAGCCCAAAACGCCTGATGTGGAAGCGCCAGTATCGGAAAAGCAGGCCCTGACGCTGATTCTGGGTGAAAAAGGGCAGGTCCGCTACTTTTTTGGCTTGAATGAGGCCGCCGTTAACCCCGCTGCGCCTCGCCCTACCCTTCATACTACAGACCTAAGCTCTAGCGGACTACGCCAAGTGTTGCTGCAGCGGCAACGCCAGCAGCCTGCACCGGTAGTACTCATTAAAACAGAGCCCGGCGCGAAATACCAGCATCTGGTAGATGCTTTGGACGAAATGAACATCACAGACCAGAAGAAGTACGCCCTGGTAGAGATGAACCGCTCCGATGAAGAGCTTTTGAAAGCCCAGCGACTATAA
- a CDS encoding phytanoyl-CoA dioxygenase family protein — protein sequence MKARIQHQQVEYQIEGETQPAEPIVLLSADVDLTAGQPWSAAGYTVASFLSPEDNAALREGLAEKVRVALRAAGVEVAADWSVEQYHRVVGDDQALHLAVVNQTKEYPLEELPVPVATLETRISELCGRAVRVHNPHNGQQAFHLRLARPGRTDNNPLHRDVWLDRLRNGINIYFPVAGSTPDSSLTLVPGSHWWPEDRTERTAGGATYNGTTYSVPALKNSPEPLELVRPNPGPGQVLLFSPYLLHGGALNLNSDATRISLEMRFWAV from the coding sequence ATGAAAGCTCGCATTCAGCACCAACAAGTCGAGTATCAGATTGAAGGCGAAACCCAGCCGGCGGAACCCATTGTGCTGTTGTCTGCTGATGTTGACCTGACGGCCGGGCAACCCTGGAGCGCCGCCGGCTACACGGTAGCCAGCTTCTTGAGCCCGGAAGACAATGCCGCGTTGCGCGAAGGGTTGGCCGAAAAAGTGAGGGTAGCGCTGCGGGCAGCTGGCGTAGAAGTAGCTGCTGACTGGTCCGTTGAGCAATATCACCGGGTAGTCGGCGACGACCAGGCGCTGCATCTGGCCGTAGTAAACCAGACCAAAGAATACCCCCTGGAAGAGCTGCCCGTGCCAGTAGCCACGCTGGAAACCCGCATAAGCGAGCTATGCGGCCGCGCCGTGCGCGTGCATAACCCCCACAACGGGCAGCAGGCGTTTCATCTGCGCCTGGCCCGCCCTGGCCGCACCGACAACAACCCCCTGCACCGCGACGTGTGGCTGGACCGCCTGCGCAACGGCATCAACATTTACTTCCCCGTGGCCGGCAGCACCCCGGATTCGTCGCTGACCCTGGTGCCGGGCAGCCACTGGTGGCCCGAGGACCGCACCGAGCGCACGGCCGGCGGGGCTACCTACAACGGTACCACCTACAGCGTGCCGGCTCTGAAAAACAGCCCCGAGCCCCTGGAGCTGGTGCGCCCCAACCCCGGCCCCGGGCAGGTGCTGCTCTTCTCGCCCTACCTGCTGCACGGCGGCGCCCTGAATTTGAATTCCGACGCTACCCGAATTTCGCTGGAAATGCGGTTTTGGGCAGTTTGA